In Kordia antarctica, the following proteins share a genomic window:
- a CDS encoding DUF58 domain-containing protein gives MKRFFKSLYLQDRFFYGCLSIILCFIVSFIFPKFFYISKLLLLILLTFALLDIIILYVTKRGISGKRQTPEKFSNGDENDVFLRIENYYTFSIYTKIIDEIPEQFQVRDFSIEKKLAASSVSELKYNLRPTERGEYTFGKLNIYVMSILGLVSRRFFFDNEIMVPTYPAYLQLKKYDLLAISNNLTMYGIKKIRRIGHTMEFEQIKEYVTGDDLRTINWKATAKQNQLMVNQYQDEKSQPVYSVIDKGRVMKMPFDGLSLLDYAINATLVMSNVVLKKQDKAGMFTFSKNVENMVVAEKRSAQMSMILESLYNVNTDFFESDYGRLYADIKRNIKHRSLILLYTNFETMDALNRQLPYLKGIAKSHLLVVVFFKNTELNELIEAEATNIQEAYDKVIAEKFSFEKRLIVNELKKYGIYSILTTPENLTIDAINKYLEMKARGLV, from the coding sequence ATCAAACGTTTTTTTAAATCATTATATCTCCAAGATCGTTTCTTTTACGGATGTTTGAGCATTATACTATGCTTTATAGTGAGCTTTATATTTCCAAAATTCTTTTATATATCCAAACTATTATTGCTGATTTTACTCACATTTGCTTTGTTAGATATTATCATTTTATATGTAACAAAACGGGGAATTTCAGGAAAACGACAAACACCTGAAAAATTCTCTAATGGCGATGAAAATGATGTGTTTTTACGTATAGAAAACTATTATACATTTTCCATTTACACAAAAATCATTGACGAAATTCCTGAACAGTTTCAAGTACGTGATTTTTCTATTGAGAAAAAATTAGCGGCTTCGAGCGTTTCAGAATTGAAATATAACTTGCGTCCAACGGAACGTGGCGAATATACGTTTGGGAAACTGAATATCTATGTAATGTCAATTTTAGGCTTGGTTTCCAGACGTTTCTTTTTTGACAATGAAATCATGGTGCCAACGTATCCTGCGTATTTACAACTCAAAAAATACGATTTGCTTGCCATTAGCAACAATTTGACGATGTACGGAATTAAAAAGATTCGTCGCATCGGACATACGATGGAATTTGAGCAAATTAAAGAATATGTGACAGGTGATGATTTGCGAACGATCAATTGGAAAGCGACGGCGAAACAGAATCAATTAATGGTGAATCAGTATCAAGATGAAAAATCGCAACCTGTATATTCTGTGATTGACAAAGGTCGTGTGATGAAAATGCCTTTTGACGGTTTGAGTTTGCTCGATTATGCTATTAATGCAACCTTAGTAATGAGCAATGTTGTTTTGAAAAAGCAAGACAAAGCTGGAATGTTTACATTTTCAAAGAATGTAGAAAATATGGTCGTTGCCGAAAAGCGAAGTGCGCAAATGAGTATGATTCTGGAATCGTTATATAATGTAAATACAGATTTCTTTGAATCGGATTATGGCAGATTGTACGCAGATATTAAACGAAACATTAAACATCGGAGTTTGATATTGTTGTATACAAACTTCGAAACAATGGACGCTTTAAACAGACAGTTACCTTATTTAAAAGGAATTGCTAAAAGTCACTTATTAGTCGTTGTTTTCTTCAAAAATACCGAACTCAATGAATTGATAGAAGCCGAAGCAACCAATATTCAAGAAGCGTACGACAAAGTAATTGCAGAAAAATTCTCTTTCGAAAAACGCTTAATTGTCAACGAATTAAAGAAATACGGAATTTATTCTATTTTAACTACGCCTGAGAATTTAACGATTGATGCTATTAATAAGTATTTGGAGATGAAGGCTCGTGGTTTGGTTTAG
- a CDS encoding AAA family ATPase, translating to MDLRKEKNEENTHNEEEAPLSFENRIDLSELQNGVHKIRQELSKVIVGQKSMIDMLITALLAKGHVLIEGVPGVAKTITAKLLAKSLTVDFGRIQFTPDLMPSDILGTSIFDMKKTEFEFKKGPVFTNMLLIDEINRAPAKTQAALFEVMEERQVTMDGTKYTLSPPFMVLATQNPIEQEGTYRLPEAQLDRFLFKISVDYPTLDEEVEIIAREHDLKEGNKIDKISSFLSKDDIIKFQNLVNDIIVEPHLLKYIAEIIINTRSNQFLYIGASPRASIAILKASKAYAAMNGRDFVTPEDIKQVAIPVLQHRIIITPEREMEGVTSKQIINQIIQTIEIPR from the coding sequence ATGGACTTAAGAAAAGAAAAAAACGAAGAAAATACTCATAACGAAGAAGAAGCGCCATTGTCATTCGAAAACAGAATTGATCTGTCGGAATTGCAAAATGGAGTTCATAAAATACGACAAGAATTATCTAAAGTAATTGTTGGACAAAAAAGCATGATCGACATGCTAATTACCGCATTACTCGCCAAAGGACACGTATTGATTGAAGGTGTTCCTGGAGTTGCAAAAACCATTACGGCAAAATTATTGGCAAAATCATTAACTGTCGATTTTGGTCGAATTCAATTTACGCCAGATTTAATGCCAAGTGATATATTGGGAACGTCCATTTTTGACATGAAAAAAACGGAGTTTGAGTTCAAAAAAGGTCCTGTATTTACTAATATGTTATTGATTGACGAAATCAATCGTGCGCCAGCAAAAACACAAGCGGCATTGTTTGAAGTAATGGAAGAACGCCAAGTTACCATGGACGGAACAAAATACACACTATCGCCGCCGTTTATGGTATTGGCAACGCAAAACCCAATTGAGCAAGAAGGAACATATCGGTTGCCTGAAGCGCAATTAGACCGTTTTCTGTTTAAAATCAGCGTAGATTATCCAACATTGGATGAAGAAGTAGAAATCATTGCGCGTGAACATGATTTAAAAGAAGGAAATAAAATTGATAAAATTAGTTCGTTCCTATCAAAAGACGACATTATAAAGTTTCAAAACCTAGTAAATGACATCATTGTTGAGCCACATTTGCTAAAATACATTGCTGAAATCATCATCAATACGCGGAGCAATCAGTTTTTATACATTGGTGCGTCGCCAAGAGCTTCTATTGCCATTTTAAAAGCTTCCAAAGCGTATGCCGCGATGAATGGACGCGATTTTGTAACGCCAGAGGACATCAAACAAGTTGCGATTCCAGTGTTGCAACACCGAATTATTATAACGCCAGAGCGTGAAATGGAAGGTGTAACTTCAAAACAAATTATCAATCAGATTATACAAACTATTGAGATTCCTCGATAA
- a CDS encoding DUF4350 domain-containing protein has translation MSKRLKIYLGILIALILIAISVQMSKPTPIDWRETYDERQTNPYDLKIFHKELARTLEDGKIKNIYRSPYEFFNGKYDWETYTYKIKGSYVHISPDFYTDEASLNELLDFASEGNTIFLSTHEMPRYLKDSLGFSTKYEYQVSTKATLSFANRNLRDNEISYETGMKNIHFSKIDTLTTTPLGYQKFDNDSIYTNFIKVPHGDGSFLLHTQPAVFTNFHLLKDDHYKYSEGILGYLPDADIFFDSAYRVVDGKGDGKRDSSLRFILSEPALRWAWYLSLLFLLIFILFNVKRKQRIVKIVDPLENTTVDFTKTIGNLFYETKDHENVVRKKITYFLEHLRTEYLMNTQVLDEKFITRLRQKSGKPIEEIERLVKLLNILKKKIHFDQNDVLMITKAIENFRKKK, from the coding sequence ATGAGTAAAAGACTAAAAATATATCTCGGAATCCTAATTGCACTCATCCTTATTGCAATTTCTGTTCAAATGTCAAAACCAACACCTATTGATTGGCGAGAAACGTATGATGAACGACAAACAAATCCGTACGATTTAAAAATATTTCACAAAGAACTAGCGCGCACTTTAGAAGACGGAAAAATTAAAAACATTTACAGAAGTCCATACGAATTTTTCAATGGTAAATACGATTGGGAAACCTACACCTATAAAATTAAAGGTAGCTATGTTCACATAAGTCCTGATTTTTATACGGATGAAGCTTCGCTAAACGAATTGCTCGATTTTGCTTCCGAAGGAAATACCATCTTTTTATCCACGCACGAAATGCCGCGTTACTTAAAAGATTCTCTAGGTTTCTCAACAAAATATGAGTATCAAGTTTCTACTAAAGCTACGCTGTCGTTTGCCAATAGAAATTTGCGTGACAATGAAATCTCCTATGAAACAGGTATGAAAAATATCCATTTCTCAAAAATTGATACACTAACAACAACGCCTTTAGGCTATCAAAAATTTGACAATGATTCCATCTATACCAACTTTATCAAAGTGCCTCATGGCGATGGTTCATTTCTATTGCACACACAACCTGCTGTCTTTACAAACTTTCACTTGCTAAAAGACGATCATTACAAATATTCAGAAGGAATTTTAGGTTATTTGCCTGATGCCGATATTTTCTTCGATTCTGCTTACAGAGTTGTTGATGGAAAAGGCGATGGAAAACGCGATTCTTCTTTACGATTTATCTTATCGGAACCTGCATTGCGTTGGGCTTGGTATTTATCACTGCTATTTCTATTAATATTTATACTGTTTAATGTAAAACGAAAACAACGTATTGTCAAAATTGTAGATCCGCTTGAAAATACAACGGTAGATTTCACCAAAACCATCGGGAATCTATTCTATGAAACAAAAGATCATGAAAATGTAGTTCGCAAAAAAATCACGTATTTTCTGGAGCATTTACGAACAGAATATTTAATGAATACACAAGTGTTAGATGAGAAGTTTATCACGCGACTGCGACAAAAATCAGGGAAACCAATAGAAGAAATTGAACGACTCGTAAAACTGCTCAACATATTAAAGAAAAAAATACACTTCGATCAAAATGATGTTTTAATGATTACCAAAGCGATCGAAAATTTCCGTAAAAAGAAATAA
- a CDS encoding DUF4129 domain-containing protein has protein sequence MSRKINHIFYNFLRIGIFFIISLSGSVSHATNAVQQQVPVIQDTSDVTPKTYDEDFKDRYESSEYIYEEEKTKGWFSRFIDWLEATIESLFDFESRQDAADFLISAKNIFYVVIIIIVVFLIVRAIMNGEGRWVFGKASDRKRITHEDVETNIHIIDFTTLISEALTNNEYRLAIRYQYLHMLKKMSASEIIKYDPEKTNLDYSHEIKNEKVREQFLYTSYLYNYVWYGEFTIDKEQYEQAEESFNLILKNMAA, from the coding sequence ATGTCAAGAAAAATCAATCACATATTTTATAACTTTCTACGCATAGGAATATTTTTTATAATTTCCCTTTCGGGAAGCGTCTCGCATGCAACAAATGCGGTGCAACAACAAGTTCCTGTCATACAAGATACTTCAGATGTTACGCCAAAAACGTATGATGAAGATTTTAAAGATCGATATGAAAGTAGCGAATATATTTATGAAGAAGAAAAAACAAAAGGTTGGTTTTCTCGTTTTATAGATTGGTTAGAAGCTACCATTGAAAGTCTATTTGACTTTGAATCGCGTCAAGATGCAGCCGATTTCTTAATCAGTGCCAAAAATATCTTCTATGTTGTTATCATAATTATTGTAGTATTCTTAATAGTTCGTGCGATTATGAATGGCGAAGGACGCTGGGTTTTTGGAAAAGCATCCGACCGAAAAAGAATCACGCATGAAGATGTAGAAACCAATATTCACATTATTGACTTTACAACATTGATTTCAGAAGCCTTAACAAACAATGAATATCGCTTGGCAATTCGGTATCAATACTTACACATGTTAAAAAAGATGAGCGCTTCCGAGATCATTAAGTACGATCCAGAAAAAACAAATCTCGATTATTCACATGAAATAAAAAACGAAAAAGTCCGTGAACAATTTTTATATACTTCTTATTTGTATAATTACGTTTGGTATGGCGAATTTACTATTGACAAAGAGCAATACGAACAAGCGGAGGAATCTTTTAATCTCATCCTAAAAAACATGGCGGCATGA
- a CDS encoding stage II sporulation protein M translates to MREVAFIKQNKEKWLNFEKTIYNNQFKNPDTLSSLYIQLMNDLAYAQTYYPKSKTISYLNQLASAAFQRIYRTKREKTNRFISFWKTEVPLIMYQFRRYVLYAFLIFGTFVTIGAVSAAYDDSFVRLILGDNYVNTTLENIEKGDPVAIYKSSGNFGMFIGITLNNLYVGIKSFLFGVFGGLGTGYVLMVNGIMLGSFQYFFHEQGVLWESVRGIWIHGSMEIFAIVIEGAAGLLLGASILFPKTYSRMASFKMGLKNGIKILISTFPFTLAAGFLEGFVTRYSNIMSNWLSVGIILITLSIISYYYLIYPHIVHKKLKAHVSTL, encoded by the coding sequence ATGAGAGAAGTTGCATTTATCAAGCAAAATAAAGAAAAATGGTTGAATTTTGAGAAAACCATTTACAATAATCAGTTTAAAAATCCCGATACACTTTCGTCATTGTATATTCAATTGATGAATGACTTGGCGTATGCGCAAACGTATTACCCTAAGAGTAAAACTATTAGCTACTTAAATCAGCTTGCATCTGCCGCTTTTCAACGAATTTATAGAACTAAAAGAGAGAAAACAAATCGTTTTATTTCTTTTTGGAAAACAGAAGTTCCGCTAATTATGTATCAATTTCGGCGTTATGTGCTGTACGCTTTTTTAATTTTTGGCACTTTTGTAACCATCGGAGCCGTTTCTGCAGCGTATGATGATTCGTTTGTTCGACTAATTCTTGGCGATAATTACGTAAATACAACACTCGAAAACATAGAAAAAGGCGATCCTGTTGCCATTTATAAAAGTAGTGGAAACTTCGGAATGTTTATCGGAATTACTCTCAACAATCTATATGTTGGTATAAAATCGTTCCTATTTGGCGTTTTTGGCGGTTTAGGAACTGGCTATGTTTTAATGGTAAACGGAATCATGTTAGGTTCATTTCAATACTTTTTTCATGAACAAGGTGTTCTGTGGGAAAGTGTTCGCGGCATTTGGATTCACGGTTCTATGGAAATATTTGCTATTGTCATAGAAGGTGCTGCCGGATTATTATTAGGCGCAAGCATTCTATTCCCAAAAACATATTCGCGAATGGCTTCCTTTAAAATGGGACTCAAAAACGGAATCAAAATATTAATAAGTACGTTCCCTTTTACCTTAGCCGCTGGCTTTTTAGAAGGTTTTGTTACACGTTATTCAAATATTATGTCCAATTGGCTTTCGGTTGGTATCATTCTCATTACACTCAGTATAATATCATATTACTATTTGATTTATCCTCATATAGTACACAAAAAATTAAAAGCGCATGTTTCAACTCTATAA
- a CDS encoding RDD family protein yields the protein MSEIQINTTQNVNINFTLSSVGERVVAHIIDLGIKIAYGTIVWWTVSSLYYDNGFMSDWDDWSVMSMYVILLFPAIFYTLVLESLFEGQTLGKKALKIRVVKIDGYQASFVDYLIRWFFRIIDLNMLSGFIALITVIISEKGQRLGDMTAGTAVISLKSKVLISHTILEEIGDNYKPQYPAVIKLSDNDMRIIKETFIIARKGKDYDTLNKLRVKVEEVIEMKSRQDTIPFIDIVIKDYNFYTQNM from the coding sequence ATGTCAGAGATACAAATTAATACTACTCAAAATGTAAATATCAATTTTACATTATCATCTGTTGGAGAACGAGTCGTCGCTCATATTATTGATTTAGGAATCAAAATAGCTTATGGAACGATTGTTTGGTGGACTGTTTCTAGTTTATACTATGATAACGGTTTCATGAGTGATTGGGACGATTGGTCCGTGATGTCTATGTATGTAATACTGCTTTTTCCAGCTATTTTTTACACCTTAGTTTTAGAATCATTATTTGAAGGACAAACCTTAGGAAAAAAAGCGTTGAAAATTAGAGTTGTAAAGATTGACGGTTACCAAGCTTCGTTTGTAGATTATTTAATAAGATGGTTTTTCAGAATTATTGATCTTAATATGTTAAGTGGTTTTATTGCCCTAATTACTGTGATTATCAGCGAAAAAGGACAACGCTTAGGTGATATGACCGCGGGAACTGCCGTTATTTCATTAAAAAGTAAAGTGCTTATTTCACATACTATTTTAGAGGAAATAGGCGATAATTACAAACCGCAATATCCTGCAGTTATTAAACTTTCGGACAATGATATGCGAATTATAAAAGAAACATTTATCATTGCCAGAAAAGGAAAAGACTACGATACACTCAATAAATTAAGAGTAAAAGTTGAAGAAGTAATTGAAATGAAATCGCGACAGGACACAATTCCTTTTATCGATATTGTTATTAAAGATTATAATTTTTATACACAAAACATGTAA
- a CDS encoding trimeric intracellular cation channel family protein, whose translation MLFYTLDIIGTFAFAISGVLVAMQKRMDLFGIFIIAFVTAVGGGTLRDVLIGKTPVGWMNDLNYVYTIGLAVIISIIFKNKLNRLRTSLFLFDTIGLGVFTIIGVEIGISAGLHPIICIALGTMSACFGGVIRDILCNEIPVIFRKEVYATACILGGITFFILQHFRLKEDLIYIFTAAIVISIRLLVVKFRIQLPTVYEKQ comes from the coding sequence ATGCTATTTTACACACTTGATATTATAGGAACGTTTGCTTTTGCCATTTCGGGAGTTTTGGTTGCCATGCAAAAACGCATGGATCTTTTCGGAATTTTTATCATTGCCTTTGTTACGGCTGTTGGTGGCGGAACATTGCGTGATGTTTTAATTGGAAAAACGCCAGTTGGCTGGATGAACGATCTAAATTATGTATATACTATTGGTTTGGCAGTGATTATTTCCATCATATTTAAGAACAAATTGAATCGACTTCGTACGTCACTATTTTTGTTTGACACAATTGGTTTAGGAGTTTTTACTATCATTGGTGTTGAAATAGGAATTTCGGCAGGTTTGCATCCAATTATTTGTATTGCTTTGGGAACTATGAGTGCTTGTTTTGGTGGTGTTATTCGCGATATTCTTTGTAATGAAATTCCCGTAATTTTTAGAAAAGAAGTATATGCAACGGCTTGTATTTTAGGGGGAATTACCTTTTTTATACTACAACATTTTAGATTGAAAGAAGATTTAATCTATATTTTTACGGCTGCTATTGTAATCTCCATTCGATTGTTAGTTGTAAAATTCCGAATACAATTGCCAACTGTGTATGAAAAACAATGA
- a CDS encoding peptidylprolyl isomerase, giving the protein MKNICYVLIAVCVLAGCEDTKTSKPINESQKTETPEIVKEATKKKEIKKEKHTFITTENVLDYMIAYGEKNKERKVRIVTDFGNIDLELYNETPYHRANFIMLAKRNYFEGTQFHRVVNDFIIQGGNSDSWSISKKRQQIGQYLLPPDTKKGFKHDRGVISMPSGDIDRTYKLASPFEFFIVQKKGGTHHLNKEYTAFGKVIAGMDVVDEIASQKTDKGEWPKKNIMIRKVEVLD; this is encoded by the coding sequence ATGAAAAATATTTGCTATGTATTAATTGCTGTGTGTGTTTTAGCAGGTTGTGAAGATACTAAAACTTCTAAACCTATAAACGAATCTCAGAAAACGGAAACACCTGAAATTGTTAAAGAAGCAACCAAAAAGAAAGAAATTAAAAAAGAGAAACATACATTCATTACCACTGAAAATGTATTGGATTATATGATTGCCTATGGAGAAAAAAATAAGGAACGAAAAGTACGGATTGTCACTGATTTCGGGAATATTGATCTTGAACTTTACAATGAAACTCCATATCACAGAGCGAATTTCATCATGCTAGCCAAACGCAATTATTTTGAAGGTACGCAGTTTCATCGTGTGGTGAACGATTTTATTATTCAAGGTGGAAATTCAGACAGTTGGAGTATTTCTAAAAAGCGTCAACAAATTGGTCAGTATTTGCTTCCGCCAGATACTAAAAAAGGCTTTAAACATGATCGCGGCGTGATTTCTATGCCAAGTGGCGATATTGATCGTACGTATAAACTTGCGTCTCCTTTTGAGTTTTTTATTGTTCAGAAAAAAGGTGGCACACATCATTTGAATAAAGAATATACAGCTTTTGGAAAAGTAATTGCTGGTATGGACGTTGTGGACGAAATTGCCAGTCAAAAAACGGATAAAGGTGAATGGCCTAAAAAAAATATTATGATTCGGAAAGTAGAAGTGTTGGATTAG
- a CDS encoding NUDIX hydrolase, which yields MNFDNFKKILPKIAKIPLPGISSQLKMAPAMRQKELEKMRDRMQNARKSAVMALFYPNSDHETMLVLILRKTYKGVHSNQVGFPGGQMDPEDINFTATALRETEEEVGVDRTTIEVIREITATYIPPSNFTVKPFIGILHKTPIFIPQPSEVEATIEVSLKDLLADGSIIERELSTSYATTVNVPAFYLNEHVVWGATAMMLSEVKDIISTAISN from the coding sequence ATGAATTTTGATAACTTTAAAAAAATCCTTCCAAAAATAGCAAAAATCCCGCTTCCGGGCATCTCTTCACAGTTGAAAATGGCTCCTGCAATGCGTCAAAAGGAATTGGAAAAGATGAGAGATCGGATGCAAAATGCTCGAAAATCAGCTGTTATGGCGTTGTTTTACCCAAATTCTGATCATGAAACAATGCTCGTATTAATTTTGCGAAAAACGTATAAAGGTGTGCATTCCAATCAAGTTGGATTTCCTGGCGGACAAATGGATCCTGAAGATATAAACTTTACCGCAACCGCATTGCGAGAAACGGAAGAAGAAGTTGGCGTTGACCGTACGACAATTGAAGTCATTCGTGAAATAACGGCAACCTATATTCCGCCAAGCAACTTTACAGTAAAGCCTTTTATTGGAATTTTACACAAAACACCAATATTTATACCGCAACCATCGGAAGTAGAAGCAACCATTGAAGTTTCACTCAAAGATTTACTTGCAGATGGATCTATTATTGAAAGAGAATTGAGTACTTCTTATGCTACAACTGTAAATGTTCCAGCGTTTTACCTCAATGAACATGTAGTTTGGGGCGCAACGGCTATGATGTTGAGCGAAGTTAAAGACATCATTTCGACTGCCATTTCAAATTAG
- a CDS encoding lysophospholipid acyltransferase family protein: protein MGLFKRNPFGHILFLKKWLIRIAGTLTHRRYRGFNELQIEGSEILKNLPDRNVLFVSNHQTYFADVVAMFHVFNASLSGRGDSIKNVGYLWNPKLNLYYVAAKETMKSGLLPKILAYAGSISIERTWRANGENVNRQVKMSDISSIGIALDDGWVITFPQGTTRPWKPIRKGTAHIIKKYKPIVVPIVIDGFRRSFDRKGLRIKKKGILQSMEIKEPLQFDYENDTVNEIIEKLEYAIEQHPSFLKVIPQEELEAMEELNQKRKWEY from the coding sequence ATGGGATTATTCAAAAGAAATCCTTTCGGACATATACTCTTTTTAAAAAAATGGTTGATCAGAATCGCTGGAACGCTTACGCACAGGCGTTATCGTGGCTTTAATGAATTACAGATTGAAGGTTCTGAAATACTAAAAAATTTACCAGATAGAAATGTATTATTTGTTTCTAATCATCAAACATACTTTGCTGATGTAGTAGCAATGTTTCACGTATTCAACGCAAGTTTAAGTGGACGCGGCGATTCTATCAAAAATGTAGGGTATTTATGGAATCCAAAATTAAACCTGTATTATGTAGCGGCAAAAGAAACCATGAAGTCTGGGTTATTGCCAAAAATATTAGCCTATGCAGGTTCTATAAGTATTGAACGTACATGGCGAGCAAACGGTGAAAATGTGAACCGACAAGTGAAAATGAGTGATATTTCTAGTATTGGAATCGCACTTGATGACGGTTGGGTAATTACATTTCCGCAAGGAACTACACGTCCGTGGAAACCTATTCGTAAAGGAACAGCACATATTATTAAGAAATACAAGCCAATTGTAGTTCCCATTGTGATTGATGGTTTCAGACGTTCTTTTGATCGTAAAGGACTTCGAATCAAAAAGAAAGGAATTTTGCAATCTATGGAAATCAAAGAACCGTTGCAATTTGATTATGAAAATGATACTGTAAACGAAATTATAGAAAAATTAGAATACGCAATTGAGCAACATCCATCATTCTTAAAAGTAATTCCACAAGAAGAACTTGAAGCTATGGAAGAGCTGAACCAAAAGCGTAAATGGGAATACTAA
- a CDS encoding RNA polymerase sigma factor, protein MSTNLEHNFVTELERNQNIVHKVCRIYTSNRDQHNDLFQEITIQLWKAYPKFRGDSKFSTWMYRVALNTAITLYRKSKRSVKTQDYESVIFKISSVDYDDTEEEQLKIMYKAIKQLSDIEKALIFLYLEDKNYREIAQTIGITEVNARVKMNRIKTKLKKILNP, encoded by the coding sequence TTGAGCACTAACCTCGAACATAATTTTGTAACCGAACTAGAACGCAACCAGAATATCGTTCATAAAGTCTGTCGAATTTATACTTCTAATAGAGATCAACACAACGATCTTTTTCAGGAGATAACGATACAGTTATGGAAAGCATATCCGAAATTTAGAGGCGATTCAAAGTTTAGTACTTGGATGTACCGAGTAGCGTTAAATACTGCTATTACGTTATATAGAAAATCCAAGCGTTCGGTAAAAACACAAGATTATGAAAGTGTTATTTTTAAAATATCATCCGTAGATTATGATGATACTGAAGAAGAGCAATTGAAGATTATGTATAAAGCGATTAAGCAATTATCAGATATTGAAAAAGCCTTAATTTTTTTATACTTAGAAGATAAAAATTATAGAGAAATAGCCCAAACAATTGGTATTACAGAAGTGAATGCACGCGTGAAAATGAACAGAATTAAGACCAAATTGAAAAAGATTTTAAATCCATAA
- a CDS encoding NAD(P)/FAD-dependent oxidoreductase, with product MNIPRTSFPRVVIIGGGFAGISLAKQLGKQEVQAVLIDKHNYHTFQPLLYQVSTGGLEPDSIAYPIRKIVKDYPNFYFRLTNVDTIDTEKKCVCTEIGDLTYDQLIIATGSETNFFGNTDIEKYSMAMKTIPQSLNLRSLILENFEQAILKSDFEERNALMNFVIVGAGPTGVELAGALAEIKKGILPKDYPDLDIRQMKINLIQSSDRILPAMSEQASAKAEDYLQGLGVDVWKNLRVTNYDSDLVSTDGTVTFRAATLVWSAGVKGATIAGLDGEQFITRGNRIIVNEFNQVKGFDDIFALGDIASMQSEEYPFGHPMMAQPAIQQGKHLGKNLVRKLNGKEMKPFKYRDKGSMATVGRNKAVVDMPNFKFQGVFAWFVWMFVHLFFLIGFRNRMVVFINWVYNYIRFDREARLIIRPYKKIRKP from the coding sequence ATGAACATACCAAGAACGAGTTTTCCAAGAGTTGTCATTATTGGCGGCGGATTTGCAGGAATTTCATTGGCAAAACAATTAGGAAAACAAGAAGTGCAAGCCGTATTAATTGACAAACACAATTATCATACGTTTCAACCTTTACTATATCAGGTATCTACAGGCGGATTGGAACCTGATTCTATTGCATATCCTATTCGTAAAATTGTAAAAGATTATCCAAATTTTTACTTTCGATTGACAAATGTTGACACTATTGACACTGAAAAAAAATGTGTGTGTACAGAAATTGGCGATTTAACGTACGATCAATTAATAATTGCAACAGGTTCTGAAACTAATTTTTTCGGAAATACAGACATTGAAAAATATAGTATGGCAATGAAAACGATTCCGCAATCGTTGAATCTTCGTAGTCTAATACTTGAAAACTTTGAACAAGCCATTCTAAAATCTGACTTTGAAGAGCGCAACGCATTAATGAATTTCGTTATTGTTGGCGCTGGACCAACTGGCGTAGAATTGGCAGGCGCTTTGGCGGAAATAAAAAAAGGAATTCTTCCGAAAGATTATCCTGATTTAGACATTCGTCAGATGAAAATTAACTTGATTCAAAGTTCCGATCGCATATTACCAGCCATGAGCGAGCAAGCATCTGCAAAAGCTGAAGATTATTTGCAAGGACTTGGAGTTGATGTTTGGAAAAACTTACGTGTTACCAATTATGATAGCGATTTAGTAAGCACTGACGGAACAGTTACTTTTAGAGCAGCAACCTTAGTTTGGTCGGCAGGTGTAAAAGGAGCAACAATTGCGGGTTTAGATGGTGAACAATTTATTACTAGAGGAAACAGAATCATTGTAAACGAATTTAACCAAGTAAAAGGATTTGATGATATTTTTGCACTTGGCGATATTGCTTCCATGCAAAGCGAAGAATATCCTTTTGGACATCCAATGATGGCGCAACCTGCAATTCAGCAAGGAAAACATTTAGGGAAAAACTTAGTGCGCAAATTGAATGGGAAAGAAATGAAACCTTTCAAATACCGCGATAAAGGTTCAATGGCAACTGTTGGAAGAAATAAAGCAGTTGTTGATATGCCAAATTTCAAATTTCAAGGTGTTTTTGCTTGGTTTGTTTGGATGTTTGTGCATCTATTCTTCCTCATTGGATTCCGAAATCGAATGGTTGTATTTATCAATTGGGTTTACAATTATATCCGTTTTGACAGAGAAGCACGTTTAATTATCAGGCCTTATAAAAAAATACGAAAACCTTAA